In a genomic window of Streptomyces noursei ATCC 11455:
- a CDS encoding ABC transporter ATP-binding protein, whose translation MLLSTLRNLRARRTTASYRPARAADGDVLLTAEAVTKSYAGADGELPVLSGIDLTVRAGEIVALLGKSGSGKSTLLRCLAGLIPPSTGTVAYRGTPLTGANPGTAMVFQTFALLPWLTVQQNVELGLEARGIPADRRSEAALQAIDLIGLDGFETAYPKELSGGMRQRVGFARALVVEPDVLMMDEPFSALDVLTAENLRGELMELWESGQFPTRAIVVVTHNIEEAVLMADRIIVLGSRPGTIRETFDVALDRPRDRDSAGFEDLIDRVYRTMTGRPKETRLPGRTEALESEKRTVGNTPLPQAGVDGLAGLAEMVAHRGGACDLADLAEELGLEIDDVLPLVDSLELLGLGKISEDDLVLTERGTAFAGADVQHSKQIFAEAAADLPLVRLIATSLQQNPDGTLRAGFFRDLLAHHYTSEQVDQQLETATDWGRYAELYAYDAGPREYRRVEPDKAG comes from the coding sequence ATGCTCCTGAGCACGCTGCGCAACCTCCGCGCCCGCCGCACCACCGCCTCGTACCGGCCGGCGAGAGCAGCCGACGGCGATGTCCTGCTCACCGCCGAGGCCGTCACCAAGTCCTACGCGGGCGCCGACGGCGAACTGCCCGTCCTCTCCGGTATCGATCTGACCGTCCGCGCCGGCGAGATCGTCGCCCTGCTCGGCAAGTCCGGCTCGGGCAAATCCACCCTGCTGCGCTGCCTGGCCGGCCTCATCCCGCCCAGCACCGGCACCGTCGCGTACCGGGGCACGCCCCTGACGGGCGCCAACCCGGGCACCGCCATGGTCTTCCAGACCTTCGCGCTGCTGCCCTGGCTCACCGTCCAGCAGAACGTCGAACTCGGCCTCGAAGCGCGCGGCATCCCGGCAGACCGGCGCTCCGAGGCCGCCCTCCAGGCCATCGACCTCATCGGCCTCGACGGTTTCGAGACCGCCTACCCCAAGGAACTCTCCGGCGGCATGCGCCAGCGCGTCGGCTTCGCCCGCGCCCTCGTCGTCGAACCCGACGTCCTGATGATGGACGAGCCCTTCTCTGCGCTCGACGTCCTCACCGCCGAGAACCTCCGCGGCGAGCTGATGGAGCTGTGGGAATCGGGCCAGTTCCCCACCCGCGCCATCGTCGTGGTCACCCACAACATCGAAGAGGCCGTCCTCATGGCCGACCGCATCATCGTCCTCGGCTCCCGTCCCGGCACCATCCGGGAAACCTTCGACGTCGCCCTCGATCGCCCCCGCGACCGCGACTCCGCCGGCTTCGAGGACCTCATCGACCGCGTCTACCGCACCATGACCGGCCGCCCCAAGGAAACCCGCCTCCCGGGCCGCACCGAAGCCCTCGAATCCGAAAAGCGGACCGTCGGCAACACCCCGCTGCCGCAAGCCGGCGTCGACGGTCTCGCGGGCCTCGCCGAGATGGTCGCCCACCGCGGCGGCGCCTGCGACCTGGCCGACCTGGCCGAGGAGCTGGGTCTGGAGATCGACGACGTTCTCCCCCTCGTCGACTCCCTCGAACTCCTCGGTCTCGGCAAGATCAGCGAGGACGACCTCGTCCTCACCGAACGGGGTACCGCGTTCGCCGGCGCCGACGTTCAGCACTCCAAGCAGATCTTCGCCGAGGCCGCGGCCGACCTCCCCCTCGTCCGGCTCATCGCCACCAGCCTGCAACAGAATCCCGACGGAACCCTTCGCGCCGGCTTCTTCCGGGACCTGCTCGCCCACCACTACACCAGCGAACAGGTCGACCAGCAGTTGGAGACCGCCACCGACTGGGGCCGCTACGCCGAGCTCTACGCCTACGACGCAGGCCCCCGCGAATACCGCCGAGTCGAACCGGACAAGGCCGGCTAG